The proteins below come from a single Caulobacter flavus genomic window:
- the rnr gene encoding ribonuclease R encodes MPSKARPPAGLPDKETLLAFLRDAGEAAKADIARHFGLKGADRRALREMIREMEAQGQLGKRGRRGFAEAGALPPVGVADVIERDGDGDLFVKLTKADEDVALVRLAPDRREAAAGAPGLGDRLLVRFEKLESGEYEARLIKRLGQSAHKVLGVVRKQRREIRVEPVDRKSKESFVLDVSQPGVGDLKDGDLVVVQQSGHAGRYGPKPCRVLETVGNEEDPRAASLIAIHSHGIPTGFSDEAEAEAKAAREPTLEGREDLRDLPFVTIDPVDARDHDDAVYAHPDDSEGNKGGWVVWVAIADVAAYVRPGSALDRDARDKGNSVYFPDRVEPMLPETLSNGLCSLREGENRATLAVRMVFDKSGHKKSHRFVRGLMRSAAKLSYEQAQAAIDGTPPPAGQDPDKAPPLLDAILNPLWEAFRLMGKGREQRSPLAIESDERRIVITKDGEIASITRRASLEAHKLIEEMMIQANVSAAESLEAKRSPLIYRVHDTPSLEKVQNLAEFLQTLEIRWNKGEAPQTKRFNQLLEETRESPHAAIINEVVLRTQMQAHYSSDNIGHFGLNLAKYAHFTSPIRRYADLIVHRGLIRALGLGDDGLTDQDIARIKDTAEVITHAERRAMAAERDATDRYIASFLADRVGATFSGRITGVTRFGLFIKLDETGADGLVPISNLGEEFFVHDEKLHSLVGERTGKRWPLGLSVEVRLREATPVTGGLLFEMLTDPLPADPKLPRPRLGARRQAAVKPRGGLPKGVRRGKRR; translated from the coding sequence ATGCCTTCGAAGGCGCGTCCGCCCGCCGGCCTGCCTGACAAGGAGACGCTGCTGGCGTTCCTGCGCGACGCCGGCGAGGCCGCCAAGGCCGACATCGCCCGCCACTTCGGCCTGAAGGGCGCCGACCGCCGCGCCTTGCGCGAGATGATCCGCGAGATGGAAGCCCAGGGGCAGCTGGGCAAGCGCGGCCGCCGCGGCTTCGCCGAGGCCGGCGCCCTGCCGCCCGTGGGCGTGGCCGACGTGATCGAGCGCGACGGCGACGGTGATCTCTTCGTCAAGCTGACCAAGGCCGATGAGGACGTGGCCCTGGTGCGCCTGGCCCCCGACCGCCGCGAGGCCGCCGCCGGCGCGCCGGGCCTGGGCGACCGCCTGCTGGTGCGCTTCGAGAAGCTGGAGAGCGGCGAGTACGAGGCCCGCCTGATCAAGCGCCTGGGCCAGAGCGCCCACAAGGTGCTGGGCGTGGTGCGCAAGCAGCGCCGCGAGATCCGCGTCGAGCCGGTCGACCGCAAGTCGAAGGAGAGCTTCGTCCTCGACGTGTCGCAGCCGGGCGTCGGCGACCTGAAGGACGGCGACCTGGTGGTCGTGCAGCAGAGCGGCCACGCCGGCCGCTACGGCCCCAAGCCCTGCCGCGTGCTCGAGACCGTCGGCAACGAGGAGGACCCCCGCGCCGCCTCGCTGATCGCCATCCACAGCCACGGCATCCCGACCGGCTTCTCGGACGAGGCCGAAGCGGAGGCGAAAGCCGCCAGGGAGCCGACGCTGGAGGGCCGCGAGGACCTGCGCGACCTGCCGTTCGTGACCATCGACCCGGTGGACGCCCGCGACCACGACGACGCCGTCTACGCCCATCCCGACGACAGCGAGGGCAACAAGGGCGGCTGGGTGGTCTGGGTGGCCATCGCCGACGTGGCGGCCTACGTCCGCCCGGGCTCGGCCCTGGACCGCGACGCCCGCGACAAGGGCAACAGCGTCTACTTCCCCGACCGGGTGGAGCCGATGCTGCCCGAGACCCTGTCCAACGGCCTGTGCTCCTTACGTGAAGGCGAGAACCGCGCCACGCTGGCGGTGCGGATGGTGTTCGACAAGTCGGGCCACAAGAAGAGCCACCGCTTCGTGCGCGGCCTGATGCGCAGCGCCGCCAAGCTGTCGTACGAGCAGGCCCAGGCGGCCATCGACGGCACGCCCCCGCCGGCCGGCCAGGATCCCGACAAGGCCCCGCCCCTGCTGGACGCGATCCTCAATCCGCTGTGGGAGGCCTTCCGCCTGATGGGCAAGGGCCGCGAGCAGCGCTCGCCGCTGGCCATCGAAAGCGACGAGCGCCGCATCGTCATCACCAAGGACGGCGAGATCGCCTCGATCACCCGCCGCGCCAGCCTCGAGGCCCACAAGCTGATCGAGGAGATGATGATCCAGGCCAACGTCTCGGCCGCCGAGAGCCTGGAGGCCAAGCGCTCGCCGCTGATCTACCGCGTGCACGACACGCCCAGCCTGGAGAAGGTGCAGAACCTGGCCGAATTCCTGCAGACGCTGGAGATCCGCTGGAACAAGGGCGAGGCCCCGCAGACCAAGCGCTTCAACCAGCTGCTGGAAGAGACCCGCGAGAGCCCGCACGCGGCGATCATCAACGAGGTGGTCCTGCGCACCCAGATGCAGGCCCACTATTCCAGCGACAACATCGGCCACTTCGGCCTGAACCTGGCCAAGTACGCCCACTTCACCAGCCCGATCCGGCGCTATGCCGACCTGATCGTGCACCGGGGCCTGATCCGGGCCCTGGGCCTGGGCGACGACGGGCTGACCGACCAGGACATCGCACGGATCAAGGACACGGCCGAGGTCATCACCCACGCCGAGCGCCGGGCCATGGCCGCCGAGCGCGACGCCACCGATCGCTACATCGCCTCGTTCCTGGCCGACCGCGTGGGCGCGACCTTCAGCGGCCGCATCACCGGCGTCACCCGCTTTGGCCTGTTCATCAAGCTGGACGAGACCGGCGCCGACGGCCTGGTGCCGATCTCGAACCTGGGCGAGGAGTTCTTCGTCCACGACGAAAAGCTGCACTCGCTGGTCGGCGAGCGCACGGGCAAGCGCTGGCCGCTGGGCCTGTCGGTCGAGGTGCGGCTGCGCGAGGCCACGCCGGTGACCGGCGGCCTGCTGTTCGAGATGCTGACCGACCCGCTGCCGGCGGATCCCAAACTGCCGCGCCCGCGCCTGGGCGCGCGGCGGCAGGCGGCGGTCAAGCCGCGCGGCGGCCTGCCCAAGGGCGTGCGGCGAGGCAAGCGGCGCTAA
- a CDS encoding DUF2164 domain-containing protein translates to MARIELDKDVREAALRKLTLYMRDELDRPVSGLEAGFLLDFIGQTLGPAFFNQGVRDAQALILRKLEDVVYEIEKPIG, encoded by the coding sequence ATGGCCCGCATCGAGCTCGACAAGGACGTGCGCGAAGCCGCCCTGCGCAAGCTGACGCTCTACATGCGCGACGAGCTCGATCGCCCGGTCAGCGGCCTGGAGGCGGGCTTCCTGCTCGACTTCATCGGGCAGACCCTGGGTCCGGCGTTCTTCAACCAGGGCGTCCGCGACGCGCAGGCGCTGATCCTGCGCAAGCTCGAAGACGTGGTCTACGAGATCGAGAAGCCGATCGGGTAG
- the argF gene encoding ornithine carbamoyltransferase: protein MTAPRHFIDLWKLDGATLRLILEDAKARKTARKGWPQGRVDADAPAKDRVLSMIFQKNSTRTRFSFDAAMRQLGGDAIISTASDMQLGRGETIEDTAKVLSRMVDAVMIRANVHADVERFAQVSTVPVINGLTDKSHPCQIMADLLTIEEHRGDVGGKTIAWVGDGNNVCSSFIHAAPLLGFELKIACPSVYHADLHDLARAAGLNGKVTMMESPQEAVRGADVVVADTWVSMGDTDHDERLKAFEPYQVDDALMDLAKPDGVFLHCLPAHRGEEVTDAVLDGPRSLVWDEAENRIHAQKSVLAWCFGAIG from the coding sequence ATGACCGCCCCCCGTCACTTCATCGATCTGTGGAAGCTCGACGGCGCTACGCTGCGCCTGATCCTCGAGGACGCCAAGGCCCGCAAGACCGCCCGCAAGGGCTGGCCGCAGGGCCGCGTCGACGCCGACGCGCCGGCCAAGGACCGCGTGCTGTCGATGATCTTCCAGAAGAACTCGACCCGCACCCGCTTCTCGTTCGACGCGGCCATGCGCCAGCTCGGCGGCGACGCCATCATCTCCACGGCCTCGGACATGCAGCTGGGCCGCGGCGAGACCATCGAGGACACCGCCAAGGTGCTGTCGCGCATGGTCGACGCGGTGATGATCCGCGCCAACGTCCACGCCGACGTCGAGCGTTTCGCCCAGGTCTCCACCGTGCCGGTGATCAACGGTCTGACCGACAAGAGCCACCCGTGCCAGATCATGGCCGACCTGCTCACCATCGAGGAGCATCGCGGCGACGTGGGCGGCAAGACCATCGCCTGGGTGGGCGACGGCAACAACGTCTGCTCCAGCTTCATCCACGCCGCCCCGCTGCTGGGCTTCGAGCTGAAGATAGCCTGCCCGAGTGTCTATCACGCCGACCTGCACGACCTGGCCCGCGCCGCCGGCCTGAATGGCAAGGTCACGATGATGGAGTCGCCGCAGGAAGCCGTGCGCGGCGCCGACGTGGTCGTGGCCGACACCTGGGTCTCGATGGGCGACACCGACCACGACGAGCGCCTGAAGGCCTTCGAGCCCTATCAGGTCGACGACGCCCTGATGGACCTGGCCAAGCCCGACGGCGTGTTCCTGCACTGCCTGCCCGCGCACCGCGGCGAGGAAGTCACCGACGCCGTCCTGGACGGCCCGCGCTCGCTGGTCTGGGACGAGGCCGAGAACCGCATCCACGCCCAGAAGTCGGTCCTGGCCTGGTGCTTCGGGGCCATCGGCTGA
- a CDS encoding aspartate aminotransferase family protein: MSTATSSNSSQHHIMGVYNRAPLAFERGRGARLFSTTGEEYLDCVAGIATCGLGHAHPVLVDALKTQGEKLWHVSNIYTIPEQEVLADKLCAATFADVVFFTNSGTEAIECALKAARRYHAIAGNPERIDIIGFDGSFHGRSYAAVNASGNAGYLDGFGPRLPGFVQLPFGDLEALKAAIGPTTAGVIIEPVQGEGGARALTEAQLVELRQITREAGVLLIFDEVQSGMGRTGKLFAHEWAEGAEPDIMCVAKALGGGFPVGACLATHEGAKGMTPGTHGSTYGGNPLAMAVGTAAFDAINTPELLDNVKTVAGYFTQQLNGLKDRFPDVVLDVRGKGLLIGVKLASNNREFMALARDQQLLVAGGGDNCVRLLPPLNLTLAEAQEAVAKLEKTCEVVRAQAAA; the protein is encoded by the coding sequence TTGAGCACTGCGACGTCGTCCAACTCCTCGCAACACCACATCATGGGCGTGTACAACCGCGCCCCGCTGGCGTTCGAACGAGGCCGAGGCGCGCGCCTGTTCTCGACGACCGGCGAAGAGTACCTCGACTGTGTGGCGGGCATCGCCACCTGCGGCCTGGGCCACGCCCATCCCGTGCTGGTCGACGCCCTGAAGACCCAGGGCGAGAAGCTCTGGCACGTCTCCAACATCTACACGATCCCCGAGCAGGAAGTGCTGGCCGACAAGCTGTGCGCGGCCACCTTCGCCGACGTGGTGTTCTTCACCAACTCGGGCACCGAGGCGATCGAGTGCGCCCTGAAGGCCGCCCGCCGCTACCACGCGATCGCCGGCAATCCCGAGCGCATCGACATCATCGGCTTCGACGGCTCGTTCCACGGCCGTTCGTACGCGGCGGTCAACGCCTCGGGCAACGCCGGCTATCTCGACGGCTTCGGCCCGCGCCTGCCGGGCTTCGTCCAGCTGCCGTTCGGCGACCTGGAGGCCCTGAAGGCCGCCATCGGCCCGACCACGGCCGGCGTCATCATCGAGCCGGTGCAGGGCGAGGGCGGGGCGCGCGCCCTGACCGAGGCCCAGCTGGTCGAGCTGCGCCAGATCACCCGCGAAGCCGGCGTCCTGCTGATCTTCGACGAAGTGCAGAGCGGCATGGGCCGGACCGGCAAGCTCTTCGCCCACGAGTGGGCGGAAGGCGCCGAGCCCGACATCATGTGCGTGGCCAAGGCTCTGGGCGGCGGCTTCCCGGTCGGCGCGTGCCTCGCCACCCACGAGGGCGCCAAGGGCATGACCCCCGGCACCCACGGCTCGACCTACGGCGGCAACCCGCTGGCCATGGCGGTCGGCACGGCGGCCTTCGACGCGATCAACACGCCCGAGCTGCTCGACAACGTGAAGACCGTCGCCGGCTACTTCACCCAGCAGCTCAACGGCCTGAAGGACCGCTTCCCGGACGTCGTGCTCGACGTGCGCGGCAAGGGCCTGCTGATCGGCGTCAAGCTGGCCTCCAACAACCGCGAGTTCATGGCCCTGGCCCGCGACCAGCAGCTGCTGGTGGCCGGCGGCGGCGACAACTGCGTGCGCCTGCTGCCGCCGCTGAACCTGACGCTGGCCGAGGCTCAAGAAGCCGTGGCCAAGCTCGAGAAGACCTGCGAGGTCGTCCGCGCCCAAGCGGCGGCCTGA
- a CDS encoding YbaY family lipoprotein — MKAAVSLALLTLAALPGCASTPAPSGSAAVTGTVVWRERIMLPPTTKTIVRLQDVSLADAPAKVLAEDVIDGTRAPPAAFKLAYDPAQILPGHRYSVSARVEVDGQLRFINDTHIAVINDGPTKDVEVLVKGVGR; from the coding sequence ATGAAGGCCGCCGTTTCCCTCGCCCTGCTGACCCTGGCCGCCCTGCCCGGTTGCGCCTCGACGCCCGCGCCTTCCGGCTCCGCGGCGGTGACGGGGACCGTGGTCTGGCGCGAGCGGATCATGCTGCCGCCGACGACGAAGACGATCGTGCGCCTGCAGGACGTCAGCCTGGCCGACGCGCCCGCCAAGGTGCTGGCCGAGGACGTCATCGACGGCACGCGCGCCCCGCCCGCAGCCTTCAAGCTGGCCTATGATCCGGCCCAGATCCTGCCGGGCCATCGCTATTCGGTGTCGGCCCGCGTCGAGGTGGACGGCCAGCTGCGCTTCATCAACGACACCCACATCGCCGTCATCAACGACGGCCCGACGAAGGACGTCGAGGTGCTGGTCAAGGGCGTGGGGCGGTAG
- a CDS encoding ABC transporter permease codes for MRDMADSVVPPQPRDYHGWNWSGFLTLYQREIRRFWKVGMQTVAAPVVTTLLYMLVFVVAVGSSRPAVEGVTFGHFVAPGLIMMAVLNNAFANSSSSLIQAKMMGLTSDFLTPPLTPLEQVAAFGLGAATRGVVVGAVTAAVIGVLPGAGLQVSHLWAIVYFAVGAAIILGLAGVLAGLWSEKFDQLAAVTNFAIMPMTFLSGTFYLVDKLPEPFRTASHFNPFFYLIDGFRYGFIGHADGSIAIGVVVTAVLATGLFLWCWALFRSGYRLKS; via the coding sequence ATGAGAGACATGGCAGACAGCGTCGTTCCCCCGCAGCCGCGCGACTATCACGGCTGGAACTGGAGCGGTTTCCTCACCCTCTACCAGCGTGAGATCCGCCGCTTCTGGAAGGTGGGCATGCAGACCGTGGCCGCCCCGGTGGTGACCACGCTGCTCTACATGCTGGTGTTCGTGGTCGCGGTCGGTTCCAGCCGGCCGGCGGTCGAGGGCGTGACCTTCGGCCATTTCGTGGCGCCGGGCCTGATCATGATGGCCGTGCTCAACAACGCCTTCGCCAATTCGTCCTCGTCGCTGATCCAGGCCAAGATGATGGGCCTGACGTCCGACTTCCTGACGCCGCCCCTGACCCCGCTGGAGCAGGTGGCCGCCTTCGGCCTGGGAGCCGCGACGCGCGGCGTCGTGGTGGGCGCGGTGACGGCCGCCGTCATCGGCGTGCTGCCGGGCGCTGGCCTGCAGGTCTCGCACCTGTGGGCGATCGTCTACTTCGCGGTCGGGGCCGCGATCATACTAGGCCTGGCCGGCGTGCTGGCGGGCCTGTGGTCGGAGAAGTTCGACCAGCTGGCGGCGGTGACCAACTTCGCCATCATGCCGATGACCTTCCTGTCGGGCACCTTCTACCTGGTCGACAAGCTGCCCGAGCCGTTCCGCACGGCCAGCCACTTCAACCCGTTCTTCTACCTGATCGACGGCTTCCGCTACGGCTTCATCGGCCATGCCGACGGCAGCATCGCCATCGGCGTCGTGGTCACGGCCGTGCTGGCCACGGGCCTGTTCCTGTGGTGCTGGGCGCTGTTCCGCAGCGGGTACCGCCTGAAGAGCTGA
- a CDS encoding GcrA family cell cycle regulator, producing the protein MSWTDERVTTLKKLWLDGLSASQIAKQLGGVTRNAVIGKVHRLGLSGRAAPSQPARPAFKAPRPARPAATAMPAAPRRVVAAEPVAPAPVPVAAHQQPSVPVMRNEAPGSATVLTLGAHMCKWPIGDPSSDSFTFCGRRSSEGPYCVEHARVAYQPQQSTKKKGGATELARSLRRYI; encoded by the coding sequence ATGAGCTGGACTGACGAACGGGTCACCACCCTGAAGAAGCTGTGGCTGGACGGCCTGTCCGCCAGCCAGATCGCCAAGCAACTCGGCGGGGTCACCCGCAACGCCGTGATCGGCAAGGTCCATCGCCTGGGCCTGTCGGGTCGCGCCGCGCCGTCGCAGCCGGCCCGTCCGGCCTTCAAGGCGCCGCGCCCGGCTCGTCCGGCCGCCACGGCCATGCCGGCCGCGCCGCGTCGCGTGGTCGCCGCCGAGCCGGTCGCCCCGGCCCCGGTTCCCGTCGCCGCCCACCAGCAGCCGTCGGTTCCGGTGATGCGCAACGAAGCCCCGGGCTCGGCTACCGTGCTGACGCTGGGCGCTCACATGTGCAAGTGGCCGATCGGCGACCCGTCGTCGGACAGCTTCACCTTCTGCGGCCGCCGTTCGTCGGAAGGCCCCTACTGCGTCGAGCACGCCCGGGTGGCCTACCAGCCGCAGCAGTCGACCAAGAAGAAGGGCGGCGCCACCGAGCTCGCCCGTTCGCTGCGCCGCTACATCTAG
- the xseA gene encoding exodeoxyribonuclease VII large subunit, with protein sequence MTDLAPDSNAPAYSVSELAFALKRTLEDRYGFVRLRGELSKVTHHSNGHVYLTIKDDKAAIDGVVWKGNVRGLGVRPEHGLEVIVTGKITTYPAGSRYQIVIDSMEAAGVGALLAQLERLKAKLAGEGLFAAERKRPLPSMPAVVGVITSPTGAVIRDILHRIRDRWPCRVIVWPVVVQGDAAAGQVAGAIRGFNALSPGGPVPRPDILIVARGGGSVEDLWAFNDEALARTVAEGTIPLISAVGHETDTTLIDFVSDRRAPTPTAAAEMATPVLAELRGLVSDYDRRLSRCAGRVVEERRTRLQAAARGLPRPNDLLALAQQRFDIAAGRLDAALERNTSVHAQDLLKVTARLSPEALARQRQAKSERLSDLSRRLDLAARRAPERAAQHARLPALWDRLNAVARRRLDRDADRLAGLDKLRQSLNPERPLELGFALVRKMDGTLARSAADLSAGERVNLKFKLGERDAVIDGEGATPPPPPPAPSAASAPKPAPRPKPAPPTAPPAAQGDLF encoded by the coding sequence ATGACCGACCTCGCCCCCGATTCCAACGCCCCCGCCTATTCCGTCTCGGAACTGGCCTTCGCGCTGAAGCGCACGCTGGAAGACCGCTACGGCTTCGTGCGGCTGCGCGGCGAGCTTTCGAAGGTCACCCATCACTCCAACGGCCACGTCTACCTGACCATCAAGGACGACAAGGCCGCGATCGACGGCGTGGTCTGGAAGGGCAATGTGCGCGGCCTGGGCGTGCGGCCCGAGCACGGGCTCGAGGTCATCGTCACCGGCAAGATCACCACCTATCCGGCCGGCTCGCGCTACCAGATCGTCATCGACAGCATGGAGGCCGCCGGCGTCGGCGCCCTGCTCGCGCAACTCGAGCGGCTGAAGGCCAAGCTGGCCGGCGAGGGCCTGTTCGCCGCCGAACGCAAGCGCCCCCTGCCCTCCATGCCGGCCGTGGTCGGGGTCATCACCAGTCCCACCGGCGCGGTGATCCGCGACATCCTGCACCGCATCCGCGACCGCTGGCCCTGCCGGGTGATCGTCTGGCCGGTGGTGGTGCAGGGCGACGCCGCCGCCGGCCAGGTGGCCGGGGCCATCCGGGGCTTCAACGCCCTCTCGCCCGGCGGTCCGGTTCCGCGTCCCGACATCCTGATCGTCGCGCGAGGCGGCGGCTCGGTGGAGGACCTGTGGGCCTTCAACGACGAGGCCCTGGCCCGCACGGTGGCCGAAGGGACGATCCCGCTGATCTCGGCCGTCGGCCACGAGACCGACACCACCCTGATCGACTTCGTCTCCGACCGTCGCGCGCCGACCCCGACGGCGGCGGCCGAGATGGCCACGCCCGTGCTGGCCGAGCTGCGAGGCCTGGTCTCCGACTACGACCGCCGCCTGTCGCGCTGCGCGGGCCGCGTTGTCGAGGAGCGCCGCACCCGGTTGCAGGCGGCCGCGCGTGGCCTGCCGCGTCCCAACGACCTGCTGGCGCTCGCGCAGCAGCGGTTCGACATCGCCGCCGGCCGGCTGGACGCGGCGCTGGAGCGCAACACCTCGGTCCACGCCCAGGACCTGCTCAAGGTCACCGCCCGCCTGTCGCCCGAGGCCCTGGCCCGCCAGCGCCAGGCCAAGTCCGAGCGTCTTTCCGACCTCTCCCGCCGCCTGGACCTGGCGGCTCGCCGCGCGCCCGAGCGCGCCGCCCAGCACGCCCGCCTGCCGGCCCTGTGGGACCGCCTGAACGCCGTGGCCCGCCGCCGCCTCGACCGCGACGCCGACCGCCTGGCGGGCCTGGACAAGCTGCGCCAGTCGCTGAACCCCGAGCGGCCGCTGGAGCTGGGCTTTGCTTTGGTGCGCAAGATGGACGGGACATTGGCCCGCTCGGCCGCCGACCTTTCCGCCGGCGAGCGCGTGAACCTGAAGTTCAAGCTCGGCGAGCGCGACGCTGTGATCGACGGCGAAGGCGCGACGCCGCCGCCTCCCCCGCCCGCCCCGTCGGCGGCGAGCGCGCCCAAGCCGGCGCCGCGCCCGAAACCCGCGCCGCCCACGGCCCCTCCAGCCGCCCAGGGCGACCTGTTCTAG
- a CDS encoding DUF2093 domain-containing protein → MNAYDRDLGKSGLAVLHYGDGDFAVLQPGQYVVCAVTGAKIPLEALRYWSPELQEAYATPKEALKRWQETKA, encoded by the coding sequence ATGAACGCTTACGATCGCGACCTCGGCAAATCCGGCTTGGCCGTCCTGCACTACGGCGACGGCGACTTCGCCGTGCTCCAGCCTGGCCAATACGTGGTGTGCGCCGTCACCGGCGCGAAGATCCCGCTCGAAGCCCTGCGCTACTGGAGCCCCGAGCTTCAGGAGGCCTACGCCACGCCGAAGGAAGCGCTGAAGCGCTGGCAGGAGACCAAGGCCTGA
- a CDS encoding M23 family metallopeptidase codes for MSGRLEQGGYALGRTAPHAEVLVDGVPLTQASADGWFVVGFDRDAPASAEITVRTPDGSATHSVAVAPGTFDIQRIDGLPPSQVSPEDPVLLARIAAEGARKAAGFSSRVDGDFFRTGFIWPVKATRRSSRFGGQRILNGEPKRPHYGVDLAAPVGTPVVAPAAGVVAFAETGLHFEGGLVLIDHGQGLISAYLHLSRVDVAAGQRLTQGQVIGAVGKEGRATGPHLCWRLKWRDRNLDPSLWIADAGMRQ; via the coding sequence CTGAGCGGCCGCCTCGAACAGGGCGGATACGCGCTGGGCCGCACCGCGCCGCATGCCGAGGTGCTGGTCGACGGCGTTCCCCTGACCCAGGCCTCGGCCGACGGCTGGTTCGTGGTCGGCTTCGACCGCGACGCGCCGGCCAGCGCCGAGATCACGGTGCGGACGCCCGACGGCTCGGCGACGCACAGCGTGGCGGTCGCGCCCGGAACCTTCGACATCCAGCGCATCGACGGCCTGCCGCCGTCTCAGGTCTCGCCCGAGGACCCTGTCCTGCTGGCCCGCATCGCCGCCGAGGGCGCGCGCAAGGCGGCGGGCTTTTCCAGCCGTGTCGACGGCGACTTCTTCCGCACGGGCTTCATCTGGCCGGTCAAGGCCACGCGCCGCTCGTCGCGGTTCGGCGGCCAGCGGATCCTGAACGGCGAGCCCAAGCGGCCGCACTATGGCGTCGACCTGGCCGCGCCGGTGGGAACGCCGGTCGTCGCCCCGGCCGCCGGCGTCGTAGCCTTCGCCGAGACCGGCCTGCACTTCGAGGGCGGCCTCGTCCTGATCGACCACGGGCAGGGCCTGATCAGCGCCTATCTGCACCTCTCACGCGTCGACGTGGCCGCCGGCCAGCGCCTGACCCAGGGCCAGGTCATCGGCGCCGTCGGCAAGGAGGGCCGGGCCACGGGCCCGCACCTGTGCTGGCGGCTCAAGTGGCGCGACCGTAACCTCGACCCCAGCCTGTGGATCGCTGACGCAGGAATGCGACAGTGA
- a CDS encoding response regulator — MSAALDKLRFLLVDDNHHMRAIVSTILKGVGVRHVHEAIDGAEGLQILKDRQIDIAIVDFKMSPLDGVQFTQLVRNSPDSPDPFLPIIMLTGFAERHRVFEARDAGVTEIVVKPVTARSLLDRIDMVIFKPRPFIRSGDYFGPCRRRRQDPHYGGPFRRATDKGAIEL, encoded by the coding sequence ATGTCCGCGGCGCTCGACAAGCTCCGTTTCCTCCTGGTGGACGACAACCACCACATGCGGGCGATCGTCAGCACGATCCTGAAAGGGGTCGGCGTGCGCCACGTGCACGAGGCGATCGACGGGGCCGAAGGCCTGCAGATCCTGAAGGATCGCCAGATCGACATCGCCATCGTCGACTTCAAGATGTCGCCGCTGGACGGGGTGCAGTTCACCCAGCTGGTGCGCAACTCGCCCGACAGCCCCGACCCGTTCCTGCCGATCATCATGCTGACCGGCTTCGCCGAGCGGCACCGGGTGTTCGAGGCGCGCGACGCCGGCGTCACCGAGATCGTCGTCAAGCCGGTCACGGCCCGCTCGCTGCTCGACCGCATCGACATGGTGATCTTCAAGCCGCGCCCGTTCATCCGCAGCGGCGACTATTTCGGCCCCTGCCGCCGCCGTCGCCAGGACCCGCACTACGGCGGGCCGTTCCGTCGCGCGACGGACAAGGGCGCGATCGAGCTTTAG